Proteins co-encoded in one Bradyrhizobium sp. 170 genomic window:
- a CDS encoding GDCCVxC domain-containing (seleno)protein has protein sequence MQLESTLTCPACGHQATETMPTDACQFFYDCRNCGTRLKPRPGDCCVYCSYGTIPCPPVQIDGKGACCSVIV, from the coding sequence ATGCAGCTTGAATCGACACTGACCTGTCCCGCGTGTGGGCACCAGGCCACCGAGACCATGCCGACAGACGCCTGCCAGTTCTTCTACGACTGTCGGAACTGCGGCACCCGGCTCAAGCCCAGGCCGGGCGATTGCTGCGTTTACTGCTCTTACGGAACCATACCGTGCCCGCCGGTCCAGATCGACGGCAAGGGAGCGTGTTGCAGCGTGATTGTGTAA
- a CDS encoding DUF3095 domain-containing protein: MTTPDGTDIFYGAIPVFRGFGSLMDPAMYSPLPDDWTVGVADIVESTRAIANQRYKAVNMAGAAVIAAVTNALDGREFPFVFGGDGASFAVSPGDLARAREALAATAAWVSQDLDLLMRVALVPVRDIRAQGLDIKVARFGPSANLSYAMFSGGGLGWADAAMKRGEFAVPAAAPGTQPDLSGLSCRFEEIPSTRGLILSVLVVPARGADPLAFRKVIEDIIRLVEQSPDAGRPVPPGGPPLRWPPAGVEYEARAARGGPLLKRRTVVLAVTLWAYVVMRFGIKVGNFVPKNYVQQVVENSDFRKYDDGLRMILDCTEELERALAEILANAASARVVRYGLHRQDAAMMTCFTPSVMRSDHVHFIDGARGGYASAASALKAMAA; this comes from the coding sequence ATGACGACGCCTGACGGCACCGACATTTTCTACGGCGCGATCCCGGTCTTTCGCGGCTTTGGCAGCCTGATGGACCCGGCGATGTATTCGCCGCTGCCGGATGACTGGACCGTCGGCGTCGCCGACATCGTGGAATCGACCAGGGCGATCGCGAACCAGCGCTACAAGGCGGTCAACATGGCGGGTGCCGCCGTGATTGCCGCCGTCACCAACGCGCTTGACGGGCGCGAATTTCCGTTCGTGTTCGGCGGCGATGGCGCCAGCTTCGCGGTGTCGCCCGGCGACCTCGCGCGCGCCCGCGAGGCGCTCGCGGCGACGGCGGCATGGGTCAGCCAAGATCTCGATCTGCTGATGCGGGTGGCGCTGGTGCCGGTCAGGGACATCCGCGCGCAGGGTCTCGATATCAAGGTGGCCCGCTTCGGCCCGTCGGCCAATCTGTCCTATGCGATGTTTTCCGGCGGCGGGCTTGGCTGGGCGGATGCCGCGATGAAGCGGGGCGAGTTTGCGGTGCCGGCGGCAGCGCCGGGTACGCAGCCCGATCTGTCTGGATTGTCTTGCCGGTTCGAGGAAATTCCTTCCACGCGCGGGCTCATTCTGTCGGTGCTGGTGGTGCCGGCCAGGGGCGCCGATCCGCTCGCCTTCCGCAAGGTGATCGAGGACATCATCAGGCTGGTCGAACAGTCTCCGGATGCCGGGCGGCCGGTGCCGCCGGGCGGGCCGCCGCTGCGCTGGCCGCCGGCCGGCGTGGAGTATGAAGCGCGCGCCGCGCGTGGCGGGCCGCTGTTGAAGCGGCGCACCGTCGTGCTCGCGGTGACGCTGTGGGCCTATGTCGTGATGCGGTTCGGCATCAAGGTCGGCAATTTCGTGCCGAAGAATTACGTGCAGCAGGTGGTGGAGAATTCCGACTTCCGCAAATATGACGACGGCCTGCGGATGATCCTCGATTGCACGGAGGAACTGGAGCGCGCGCTGGCGGAGATTCTGGCCAACGCGGCTTCAGCAAGGGTGGTGCGCTACGGCCTGCACCGGCAGGACGCGGCGATGATGACCTGCTTCACGCCATCGGTGATGCGCAGCGATCACGTCCACTTCATCGACGGCGCCCGCGGCGGCTATGCCTCGGCGGCGTCAGCGCTGAAGGCGATGGCGGCGTGA
- a CDS encoding superoxide dismutase has translation MTFTLPNLPYSHDALAPHMSKETLEYHHDKHHQAYVTNGNNAIKGTEFEGKSLEEIVKGSFGKNPAVFNNAGQHYNHLHFWNWMKPNGGGSKLPGRLEKKITEDLGGLDKFKADFAAAGVGQFGSGWCWLSVKNGKLEISKTANGESPLVHGATPILGCDVWEHSYYIDYRNRRPDYLKAFCDSLINWDYVDELFGKV, from the coding sequence ATGACCTTCACGCTGCCCAATCTTCCCTATTCCCACGACGCCCTTGCGCCCCACATGTCCAAGGAAACGCTGGAATACCACCACGACAAGCATCACCAGGCTTACGTGACCAACGGAAACAACGCGATCAAGGGGACCGAATTCGAAGGCAAGTCCCTGGAGGAGATCGTCAAGGGTTCGTTTGGCAAGAATCCGGCCGTGTTCAACAATGCCGGCCAGCACTACAACCATCTGCATTTTTGGAACTGGATGAAGCCGAATGGCGGCGGCAGCAAGCTGCCCGGCCGTCTGGAAAAGAAGATCACCGAGGACCTCGGCGGTCTTGACAAGTTCAAGGCCGATTTCGCCGCCGCCGGCGTCGGTCAGTTCGGCTCCGGCTGGTGCTGGCTGTCGGTCAAGAACGGCAAGCTCGAAATCTCCAAGACCGCGAACGGCGAAAGCCCGCTGGTCCATGGCGCAACGCCCATTCTCGGCTGCGACGTCTGGGAGCACTCCTACTACATCGACTATCGCAACCGCCGTCCCGACTATCTGAAGGCGTTCTGCGATAGTCTGATCAACTGGGACTATGTCGACGAGCTGTTCGGCAAGGTGTGA
- a CDS encoding DUF2147 domain-containing protein encodes MACRPAFIIAISAALLAAPSAYAQGAGEPTGVWLTQAGDARVKVSKCGGGICGVIVGLKEPVDPATGNPQVDDKNPNPALKKRPMIGLPLFSGMQPVAPNKWSGQIYNADDGGTYASSVSVTGTDTLKVEGCVGALCGGENWTRVGR; translated from the coding sequence ATGGCTTGCAGACCGGCTTTCATCATCGCGATCTCGGCGGCACTGCTGGCCGCGCCGTCCGCCTACGCGCAAGGCGCCGGCGAGCCGACCGGCGTCTGGCTGACCCAGGCCGGCGACGCGCGGGTGAAAGTCAGCAAATGCGGCGGCGGCATCTGCGGCGTGATCGTCGGCCTCAAAGAGCCGGTCGATCCCGCTACCGGCAACCCCCAGGTCGATGACAAGAATCCGAACCCGGCGCTGAAGAAGCGGCCGATGATCGGCCTGCCGCTGTTCAGCGGCATGCAGCCGGTAGCGCCCAACAAATGGTCGGGCCAGATCTACAACGCCGATGACGGCGGCACCTACGCGAGCAGCGTCTCGGTGACGGGGACCGATACGCTGAAAGTCGAAGGCTGCGTCGGCGCACTCTGCGGCGGCGAAAACTGGACGCGGGTGGGACGGTAG
- a CDS encoding GNAT family N-acetyltransferase, translating to MSIEIDVLNGDASWPRAEPLMQAVWPAHVVEKLSWGHVKWAHADLRVLIDAPEDGLKPGLACHVGIFFRDATWDGRKVHIGGIGGVSTRADCRGRGYASLALNAAIRTLRDHEAVRFAMLFCEPHNEAFYEARGWHRFQGEVYAEQPEGRVRFEAMAPFVFDFTRKPRDGVIDLCGLPW from the coding sequence ATGAGCATCGAGATCGACGTCCTGAACGGGGACGCATCATGGCCACGGGCCGAACCGCTGATGCAGGCGGTCTGGCCGGCGCATGTGGTCGAAAAGTTGTCGTGGGGTCACGTCAAATGGGCCCACGCCGACCTGCGCGTACTGATCGACGCACCGGAGGACGGGCTTAAGCCGGGTCTCGCCTGCCATGTCGGCATTTTCTTCCGTGACGCGACCTGGGACGGGCGCAAGGTTCATATCGGCGGCATCGGCGGCGTTTCGACGCGGGCGGATTGCCGGGGACGCGGCTACGCCTCGCTGGCGCTGAACGCCGCCATCAGGACCCTACGCGATCACGAGGCGGTGCGGTTTGCGATGCTGTTCTGCGAGCCGCACAATGAAGCATTCTATGAAGCGCGCGGCTGGCATCGCTTCCAGGGCGAGGTCTATGCCGAACAGCCGGAGGGGCGGGTGCGTTTCGAGGCGATGGCGCCGTTCGTGTTCGATTTCACCCGCAAGCCGCGCGACGGCGTCATCGACCTATGCGGCCTGCCGTGGTGA
- a CDS encoding cation transporter: MADHCCAPPPLNLGPRQDVSAFRRVLWAVLGINAAMFLVEIGAGLAAGSASLQADALDFLGDAANYAISLFVVGMALRYRAGAALAKGVTMGVFGLWVIGVAGWHALHGTLPQAITMGSVGFAALAANALSFYLLWRHRTGDANMRSAWICTRNDVLGNLAVLLAALGVFGTGTGWPDIIVAAIMAVLALQGSVAVVRHALAELKQPAAATA, encoded by the coding sequence ATGGCGGATCACTGCTGCGCACCACCACCCCTGAACCTCGGCCCGCGCCAGGACGTGAGCGCCTTTCGTCGCGTCCTGTGGGCCGTGCTCGGCATCAATGCTGCGATGTTCCTGGTTGAAATCGGCGCGGGCCTGGCTGCGGGGTCTGCCTCCCTCCAAGCCGACGCGCTCGACTTTCTGGGCGACGCCGCGAACTACGCGATCAGCTTGTTCGTGGTCGGCATGGCCTTGCGCTATCGGGCCGGCGCCGCGCTTGCCAAGGGCGTCACGATGGGCGTTTTCGGGCTATGGGTTATCGGCGTCGCCGGCTGGCATGCCCTGCATGGGACGCTGCCGCAGGCGATCACCATGGGCAGTGTCGGCTTTGCCGCGCTGGCCGCCAACGCGCTGTCCTTTTACCTGTTGTGGCGGCACCGCACGGGCGACGCCAACATGCGGTCGGCCTGGATTTGCACGCGCAATGACGTGTTGGGCAATCTGGCTGTGTTGCTGGCTGCGCTTGGCGTGTTCGGTACCGGCACCGGCTGGCCCGACATTATCGTCGCCGCGATTATGGCCGTGCTTGCGCTGCAAGGCTCGGTGGCCGTCGTGCGGCACGCCCTGGCCGAACTGAAGCAGCCGGCCGCAGCGACGGCTTAG
- the htpG gene encoding molecular chaperone HtpG, with product MMTTTTAPESQPFQAEVAELLNLMVHSVYSETDIFLRELISNASDACDKLRYEAISAPELIADGAPPRIRIVPNKAADTLSVVDSGIGMDRQELIDNLGTIARSGTKSFLSRLTEAKDGTNLIGQFGVGFYAAFMVADRIVVTSRRAGSDEVFVWSSSGGSGFEIAPASEEDAARVTRGTEIVLHLKKDAAKYVEAHEIERIVRAWSDNIQFPIELVPEEGEPRQINSASALWQRPKSELSPEDYKQAYQQIAGAFDDPAMTLHYRAEGRQSYAVLLFAPSTKPFDLFDQARKGKVKLYVRRVFIADDADVLPAYLRFIRGVIDSEDLPLNISREMLQNNPQLAQIRKAVTGRVISELENLGEKEPEAFAKIWDAFGPVIKEGIWEDFERREKLLGLSRFTTTTGEKRSLKQYVEDLKPNQTDIYYLTGDSIERLKANPKLESATARGIEVLLLTDPVDAFWTSAPLDFGGKPLKSLSQGDIDFVLIPLLDDKAEDKKDEAGADEATTIALIKDALGERVSDVRASQRLTSSASCLVAGGDAHDRMLERLLAMQNKAPATKPILEINMRHPVVAAIAGDKEAGKDLSFLLLEQAQILDGELPEDPAAFANRLNALVLRGLAKG from the coding sequence CTGATGACCACTACCACTGCCCCCGAATCCCAGCCGTTCCAGGCCGAGGTTGCCGAACTTCTGAACCTGATGGTGCACTCGGTCTATTCGGAGACCGACATCTTCCTGCGCGAGCTGATTTCGAACGCGTCCGACGCCTGCGACAAGCTGCGCTATGAGGCGATATCGGCGCCCGAGCTGATCGCCGACGGTGCGCCGCCCAGGATCCGCATCGTGCCGAACAAGGCGGCCGATACGCTTTCCGTTGTCGACAGCGGCATCGGCATGGACCGGCAGGAGCTGATCGACAATCTCGGCACCATCGCACGATCAGGCACGAAATCCTTTCTCTCCCGCCTGACCGAGGCCAAGGACGGCACCAATCTGATCGGCCAGTTCGGAGTCGGCTTCTATGCGGCGTTCATGGTTGCCGATCGCATCGTCGTCACCAGCCGCCGCGCCGGTTCGGATGAGGTTTTTGTCTGGTCGTCCTCGGGGGGGAGCGGGTTTGAAATTGCGCCGGCCAGCGAGGAGGATGCGGCTCGCGTCACGCGCGGCACCGAGATCGTCCTGCACCTGAAGAAGGACGCAGCGAAATATGTCGAAGCTCACGAGATCGAGCGCATCGTCCGCGCCTGGTCCGACAACATTCAGTTTCCGATCGAACTCGTGCCGGAGGAGGGCGAGCCGCGCCAGATCAATTCGGCCAGCGCGCTGTGGCAGCGGCCGAAATCGGAGCTCTCGCCGGAGGACTACAAGCAGGCCTACCAGCAGATCGCCGGCGCGTTCGACGATCCGGCGATGACGCTGCATTATCGCGCCGAAGGTCGGCAGTCCTATGCGGTGCTGCTGTTCGCACCATCGACGAAGCCGTTCGATCTGTTCGACCAGGCGCGCAAGGGCAAGGTCAAGCTCTATGTCCGCCGCGTCTTCATCGCCGACGACGCCGATGTCCTGCCGGCTTATTTGCGCTTCATCCGCGGCGTGATCGACAGCGAGGATTTGCCGCTCAACATCTCCAGAGAGATGCTGCAGAACAATCCGCAACTCGCGCAGATCCGCAAAGCCGTCACCGGCCGCGTGATATCGGAGCTGGAAAACCTCGGCGAAAAGGAGCCGGAAGCGTTCGCCAAAATCTGGGACGCGTTCGGCCCCGTGATCAAGGAAGGCATCTGGGAGGACTTTGAGCGCCGCGAGAAATTGTTGGGCTTGTCGCGCTTCACCACGACCACGGGCGAGAAGCGCTCGCTCAAGCAATATGTCGAGGACCTCAAGCCGAACCAGACCGACATCTATTACCTGACCGGCGACAGCATCGAACGGCTGAAGGCGAACCCGAAACTGGAGTCCGCGACCGCGCGCGGCATCGAGGTATTGCTGCTCACCGATCCGGTCGATGCATTCTGGACCTCGGCGCCGCTCGATTTCGGCGGCAAGCCGCTGAAGTCGCTGAGCCAGGGCGATATCGATTTCGTCCTGATCCCGCTGCTGGATGACAAGGCGGAGGACAAGAAGGACGAGGCTGGCGCCGACGAGGCCACGACGATCGCGCTGATCAAGGACGCGCTCGGCGAGCGCGTCTCCGACGTTCGCGCCTCGCAGCGGCTGACCTCGAGCGCGTCATGCCTGGTCGCCGGCGGCGACGCGCATGACCGCATGCTCGAGCGGCTCTTGGCGATGCAGAACAAGGCGCCCGCCACCAAGCCGATCCTGGAGATCAACATGCGCCATCCCGTGGTCGCGGCGATCGCCGGCGACAAGGAGGCGGGCAAGGACCTGTCGTTCCTGCTGCTGGAGCAGGCGCAGATCCTCGACGGCGAGTTGCCGGAAGACCCGGCGGCGTTCGCCAACCGGCTCAATGCGCTGGTGCTGCGGGGGCTGGCAAAGGGGTAG
- the crcB gene encoding fluoride efflux transporter CrcB produces the protein MSYLLVFVGGGLGATLRHLINLTCARILGTGFPWGTFIINVTGSTVMGLIAGYLAFKGEASQPWRLFLMTGILGGYTTFSAYSLDAALLYERGELGLAALYVVGSVVLSIAGLFAGLALVRQFT, from the coding sequence ATGAGCTATCTGCTGGTCTTTGTCGGTGGCGGCCTTGGCGCGACGCTGCGCCATCTCATCAACCTCACCTGCGCCCGCATTCTCGGCACCGGATTTCCCTGGGGCACCTTCATCATCAACGTCACGGGCTCGACCGTGATGGGGCTGATCGCGGGCTATCTCGCCTTCAAGGGCGAGGCGTCGCAGCCCTGGCGGCTGTTTTTGATGACCGGCATCCTCGGCGGCTACACGACGTTTTCGGCCTACTCGCTCGATGCAGCGCTGCTCTACGAGCGCGGCGAACTTGGCCTTGCGGCGCTTTATGTCGTTGGCTCGGTCGTGCTCTCGATTGCCGGGCTGTTTGCCGGCCTTGCGCTGGTCCGCCAGTTCACCTGA
- a CDS encoding permease, protein MSEHQIKDPAPADDAEPKPRRARKPVGWSMIVIGALVVVCAALVWRRDGVDGVLKILTHDLWLFGEIMPRVLAGCLLGGFIAEILPHDKVSRALGPNSGLKGLLIGTAFGAILPGGPFTAYPVAAALLTVGADFGATIAMVVSWTLIGYGRAVAWELPILGTEFTLWRIVISLPIPVLAGALGRFVFVRMYPKGEPEPPS, encoded by the coding sequence TTGTCAGAACATCAGATAAAAGACCCGGCGCCTGCCGATGACGCCGAGCCGAAGCCCCGGCGCGCCCGCAAGCCGGTGGGCTGGTCGATGATCGTGATCGGCGCGCTGGTCGTGGTCTGCGCCGCGCTGGTCTGGCGGCGCGACGGCGTTGATGGCGTGCTAAAAATCCTCACGCATGATCTCTGGCTGTTCGGGGAAATCATGCCGCGCGTGCTGGCCGGCTGCCTGCTCGGCGGCTTCATCGCGGAAATTCTGCCGCACGACAAAGTATCGCGAGCGCTGGGGCCGAACTCGGGCCTGAAGGGACTTTTGATCGGAACGGCGTTCGGCGCGATCCTGCCCGGCGGTCCCTTCACCGCCTATCCGGTGGCGGCGGCGCTTTTGACCGTCGGCGCCGATTTCGGCGCCACCATCGCCATGGTCGTGAGCTGGACGCTGATCGGCTACGGCCGCGCGGTCGCCTGGGAATTGCCGATTCTCGGCACGGAGTTCACGCTGTGGCGGATCGTGATCTCGCTGCCGATCCCGGTGCTGGCCGGCGCGCTCGGCCGCTTCGTCTTCGTGCGGATGTACCCGAAGGGCGAGCCGGAGCCGCCGTCATGA
- a CDS encoding MATE family efflux transporter, translating into MTMDAQLDMRPTAAAPSASANGLLTSPILPTLLKLTLPNAIAMAGTTLVAVAETSYIGRLGTEPLAGIALVFPFVMLTQMMSAGAMGGGVSSAISRAIGAGDRDRAADLALHAAMIGACAGIFFTAMMLIFGRAFYTLLGGRGGVIDQAMQYSHVLFSGAIAIWLVNTLASVVRGTGDMRIPSVTLIGTALVQITVGGALGLGLFGLPKFGMSGVAAGQLAAFTLGAVFLACYLISGRSRLTLNFAGFKFQRDMFFDILKVGAVSCLSPLQTVLTVLIFTKILAGYGTETLAGYGMGSRLEFLLTPIAFAFGVASVPMVGMAMGAGLVTRARQVAWIAGAAAGITVGAIGLIVAAMPSLWISLFTSDPGVTAAASSYLVWAGPAFAFFGMGVCLYFSSQGAAKVGGPVIAGTARLLIVGIGGWWLASMGAPAWTLFALVGAAMVVYGLGTALSIRLTRWSK; encoded by the coding sequence ATGACCATGGACGCCCAGCTCGACATGCGCCCCACCGCCGCGGCTCCATCAGCGTCGGCCAACGGCCTGCTCACCTCGCCGATCCTGCCGACGCTGCTAAAGCTCACGCTGCCCAATGCGATCGCCATGGCCGGCACGACGCTGGTTGCGGTGGCCGAGACCTCCTATATCGGCCGGCTCGGCACCGAGCCGCTCGCCGGCATCGCGCTGGTATTTCCCTTCGTCATGCTGACGCAAATGATGTCGGCGGGCGCGATGGGCGGCGGCGTGTCCTCGGCGATCAGCCGTGCCATCGGCGCGGGCGATCGCGACCGCGCAGCTGATCTGGCGCTGCATGCTGCGATGATCGGCGCCTGCGCCGGAATCTTTTTCACCGCGATGATGCTGATTTTCGGCCGCGCATTTTACACGCTGCTCGGCGGGCGCGGCGGCGTGATCGATCAGGCCATGCAATATTCGCACGTGCTGTTCTCCGGCGCGATCGCGATCTGGCTGGTGAACACGCTGGCCTCGGTGGTGCGCGGCACCGGCGACATGCGGATTCCATCGGTGACCCTGATCGGCACCGCGCTGGTCCAGATCACCGTTGGCGGCGCGCTGGGCCTTGGGCTGTTCGGCCTGCCGAAATTCGGCATGAGCGGCGTCGCCGCGGGCCAGCTTGCAGCTTTCACGCTGGGGGCGGTGTTCCTGGCCTGCTACCTCATCAGCGGCCGCAGCCGGCTGACGCTGAACTTCGCAGGCTTCAAATTCCAGCGCGACATGTTCTTCGACATTCTCAAGGTCGGCGCGGTGTCCTGCCTGTCGCCGCTGCAAACCGTGCTGACGGTGCTGATCTTCACCAAAATCCTGGCCGGCTATGGCACCGAGACGCTGGCCGGCTATGGCATGGGCTCGCGGCTGGAATTTCTGCTGACGCCGATCGCGTTCGCCTTCGGCGTCGCCTCGGTGCCGATGGTCGGCATGGCGATGGGCGCGGGGCTGGTGACGCGCGCGCGGCAGGTGGCGTGGATCGCGGGAGCCGCAGCCGGCATCACCGTGGGCGCCATCGGGCTGATCGTCGCAGCGATGCCGTCGCTCTGGATTTCGCTGTTCACCAGCGATCCCGGCGTCACCGCCGCGGCTTCTTCCTATCTCGTCTGGGCCGGCCCGGCGTTCGCCTTTTTCGGGATGGGCGTCTGCCTCTATTTCTCTTCGCAGGGGGCAGCAAAGGTCGGCGGTCCCGTGATTGCCGGCACCGCGCGATTGCTGATCGTCGGCATCGGCGGCTGGTGGCTGGCCTCAATGGGCGCGCCGGCATGGACATTGTTCGCGCTGGTCGGCGCGGCGATGGTCGTGTACGGCCTCGGTACGGCGTTGTCGATCCGCCTCACCCGCTGGAGCAAATGA
- a CDS encoding IS110 family transposase, which translates to MQASTVATPTVEHCGTIFVAIELSQKSWLVTLHSPDKGKMSRHRLEGGDHAELLALVGRERDRAARALGAIPAVVSCYEAGYDGFWLHRLLMAAGITNYVFDPASIAVDQRARRVKTDRIDGEKMLRTLMAYLRGEPRVVRIVQVPAPEQEDARRASRERGRLIKEQTAHTSRIKALLRLLGMAVGNPRRRDWLNWLAAQRDWQGQAVPRQMLAEIKYEHARLMLVREQLEALAQASAQADPAPAAVQMAERSELLLRLKCLGPAFATTLASEVFYKDFRNRREVASYFGLTPSPWQSGGIDRDQGISKAGNPRARCAAIELSWLWLRHQPESALTRWFRSRTHNNASKRNKRIAIVALARKLMVALWRYLTTGLVPEGALLKAAKP; encoded by the coding sequence ATGCAAGCATCGACCGTAGCCACGCCCACCGTTGAGCATTGTGGCACAATTTTCGTTGCAATCGAACTGAGTCAGAAGAGCTGGCTGGTGACGCTGCACAGCCCGGACAAAGGTAAGATGTCCCGCCATAGGCTGGAGGGGGGCGATCATGCCGAGCTGTTGGCGTTGGTCGGTCGGGAGCGCGACCGGGCGGCTCGGGCGCTGGGAGCCATTCCGGCGGTGGTGAGCTGCTACGAAGCGGGCTACGATGGGTTCTGGCTGCACCGGCTTCTGATGGCGGCCGGGATCACGAACTACGTGTTTGACCCTGCGAGCATTGCGGTTGATCAACGGGCGCGACGGGTGAAGACCGACCGGATCGATGGCGAGAAGATGCTGCGGACGCTGATGGCGTATCTGCGCGGTGAGCCGCGGGTGGTACGGATCGTTCAGGTACCAGCGCCGGAGCAAGAGGACGCCCGCCGCGCCAGCCGCGAACGCGGCCGGCTGATCAAGGAACAGACCGCTCACACCAGCCGGATCAAGGCGCTGCTGCGGCTGTTGGGCATGGCGGTCGGGAACCCGCGCCGGCGCGACTGGCTGAACTGGCTGGCGGCGCAGCGGGATTGGCAGGGCCAGGCGGTGCCACGGCAGATGCTGGCGGAGATCAAGTACGAGCACGCGCGGCTGATGCTGGTACGCGAACAGCTCGAGGCGCTCGCACAGGCGTCGGCTCAAGCGGATCCGGCACCTGCGGCGGTTCAGATGGCAGAGCGCAGCGAACTATTGCTCCGGCTCAAATGCCTCGGCCCGGCGTTCGCGACGACGCTGGCCAGCGAGGTGTTCTACAAGGATTTCCGCAACCGGCGTGAGGTCGCGAGCTATTTCGGGCTGACGCCCAGCCCATGGCAGAGCGGCGGAATCGACCGCGACCAGGGCATCAGCAAGGCAGGCAATCCGCGCGCCCGCTGCGCCGCGATCGAACTTTCCTGGCTGTGGCTGCGGCATCAGCCGGAGAGTGCGCTCACCCGATGGTTCCGCAGCCGCACCCACAACAATGCCAGCAAGCGCAACAAGCGCATCGCCATCGTGGCCCTGGCGCGCAAGCTGATGGTGGCGCTCTGGCGCTACCTCACAACTGGCCTGGTCCCCGAAGGAGCCCTGCTCAAGGCCGCGAAGCCGTAA